One window of the Ureibacillus sp. FSL W7-1570 genome contains the following:
- a CDS encoding HAMP domain-containing sensor histidine kinase — MGAVIFIVITLVIITFIALTRLFSFKNEVRKIVRQLQLYNNRKTNKKIDITLIDQDIEHLGVEVNRLIDLYVMENRKRVLFEKEQRQAVANMSHDLRTPLTSIIGYIQIANNENLSEVEKKELLAIAFDRAKRLERLLNDFFELSVLESTDYELKLQRINLTKLLTEVLVSFYDRFQEKRLEPTIEGLENNVTIFADHSAVTRVIENLLSNTLKHADGNIMIRLEEQNGVASLMITNDALSLTEQDVQHMFDRFYMADQSRSGKSTGLGLSIVKSLMEKMNGSISSKLNDGQLSIICEWKTVKK, encoded by the coding sequence GTGGGAGCAGTGATTTTTATTGTTATAACGTTAGTTATCATTACTTTTATTGCACTCACTCGGCTTTTTTCTTTTAAAAATGAAGTGAGAAAGATCGTGAGACAGTTACAATTGTATAACAATCGTAAAACAAATAAAAAAATTGATATTACACTCATTGATCAAGATATTGAGCATTTAGGAGTTGAAGTCAATCGTTTAATTGACTTGTATGTAATGGAAAATCGAAAAAGGGTCCTTTTTGAAAAAGAACAACGACAAGCAGTGGCAAATATGTCTCATGATTTGCGTACACCTCTTACATCCATTATTGGTTATATTCAGATCGCAAATAATGAAAATCTGTCAGAAGTCGAAAAAAAAGAATTGTTGGCTATTGCATTTGACCGTGCAAAAAGATTGGAACGTTTATTGAATGATTTTTTTGAACTGAGTGTTCTAGAGTCCACTGATTACGAGTTAAAATTACAACGAATAAACTTGACTAAATTATTGACAGAAGTATTGGTAAGTTTTTATGATCGTTTTCAGGAAAAAAGATTGGAGCCAACAATTGAAGGCTTAGAGAACAATGTCACTATTTTTGCTGATCATTCAGCTGTTACACGTGTAATTGAAAATTTACTTTCTAATACGTTAAAGCACGCTGATGGGAATATCATGATCAGGCTAGAAGAACAAAATGGTGTTGCAAGTCTAATGATTACCAATGATGCTCTTTCGTTAACGGAACAAGATGTTCAGCATATGTTTGATCGTTTTTATATGGCTGACCAATCTCGTTCTGGGAAAAGCACTGGCTTGGGTTTATCGATTGTAAAAAGTCTAATGGAAAAAATGAACGGCTCTATTTCTAGCAAATTAAATGATGGTCAGTTGTCAATCATTTGTGAGTGGAAAACGGTAAAGAAATGA
- a CDS encoding CvpA family protein, with translation MLDIILLIIFAISLLIGIKRGFIMQAINLVGFFVALIVAYIYYKPLAEKFVLWIPYPGIEPGSSLTLVLDALDVDKTFYRIIAFAVIFFVVRLAMQIVASIFDFLAFLPVLKSFNRILGALLCFVEFYFILFILLYVFALLPIDSVQKYMGSSIIANIMLEHTPIVTQLFQKLWYSYLENQ, from the coding sequence ATGTTGGACATCATATTGCTCATTATTTTTGCGATTAGTTTGTTGATCGGAATAAAGCGCGGTTTTATCATGCAAGCCATTAACCTGGTCGGCTTTTTTGTCGCTTTAATTGTCGCTTATATTTACTATAAACCGCTGGCGGAAAAATTTGTATTATGGATTCCATATCCGGGAATCGAACCCGGTTCATCCTTGACATTGGTGCTCGATGCATTGGATGTGGATAAAACCTTTTATCGCATTATCGCTTTTGCCGTGATTTTCTTTGTTGTAAGACTTGCCATGCAAATTGTCGCTTCAATATTTGATTTTTTGGCCTTTTTGCCGGTATTAAAGTCGTTTAACCGGATCCTGGGCGCGTTGCTTTGCTTTGTGGAGTTTTATTTCATTCTGTTCATTTTATTGTATGTATTTGCTTTATTGCCGATTGATTCAGTACAAAAATACATGGGGAGCTCCATCATCGCCAATATCATGCTCGAGCATACACCAATCGTCACCCAATTGTTCCAGAAACTATGGTATAGTTATTTAGAAAATCAATAA
- a CDS encoding ABC transporter ATP-binding protein — protein sequence MDEYILRTNGLTKKYHHDYALKDVNINIKKGEIYGLIGQNGAGKSTLLRLITGLAFPTSGTIHIFGEYQSKNLCEAQKRIGAIIEHPALFPNMSASENLEVHRLQKGIPGKTCISETLELVGLQDLGKKKVKNFSLGMKQRLGLAIALLSDPEFLILDEPTNGLDPMGIVEMRELIHKLNREKGLTVLISSHILTELYKTATCFGIIHKGRLLEEMTTKELDEKCRQHLRIKVDQPQLGATVLEEQLQADDFEVMPDGTIKLYNYLDDIRTVSRILTNRGLILEHLSLNGDSLENYFSKRIGDATYD from the coding sequence ATGGATGAGTATATTTTACGTACAAATGGATTAACAAAAAAATATCATCATGATTATGCTTTAAAGGATGTCAATATCAATATTAAAAAGGGTGAAATTTATGGTTTAATTGGTCAAAATGGTGCTGGAAAATCAACATTATTACGGTTAATTACAGGACTAGCTTTTCCGACAAGTGGAACTATCCATATTTTTGGTGAATATCAATCTAAAAACTTATGTGAAGCCCAAAAAAGAATTGGTGCGATTATTGAACATCCAGCACTTTTTCCAAATATGTCAGCTTCTGAAAACCTAGAAGTGCATCGCTTACAAAAAGGGATTCCAGGTAAAACATGTATAAGTGAAACGTTGGAACTAGTCGGTCTTCAAGATTTAGGGAAGAAAAAAGTGAAAAACTTTTCTCTAGGAATGAAACAAAGGCTAGGGCTTGCTATTGCCTTATTAAGCGATCCAGAATTTTTAATTCTCGATGAACCAACAAATGGACTTGATCCAATGGGAATTGTTGAAATGAGGGAGTTAATTCATAAATTAAATCGGGAAAAAGGACTTACAGTTTTAATATCTAGCCATATTTTAACGGAACTATACAAAACCGCAACATGTTTCGGTATTATTCACAAAGGACGGTTGTTAGAGGAAATGACAACAAAAGAATTAGATGAAAAATGCAGACAACATTTGCGGATTAAGGTTGATCAACCACAACTGGGAGCTACGGTCTTAGAAGAACAATTACAAGCAGATGATTTTGAAGTAATGCCAGATGGGACCATAAAACTTTATAACTATCTCGATGATATTCGGACCGTTTCTCGTATTTTAACCAATCGTGGACTTATATTAGAACATCTCTCACTAAATGGTGATAGTTTAGAGAACTATTTTTCAAAACGGATTGGAGATGCAACATATGACTAA
- a CDS encoding IS1182 family transposase has protein sequence MLSKRTDNNRNQLEMVALDQLVPENHLVRKIEQAIDFDFIYDLVKDTYCLDNGRPSIDPVVLIKMVFVQYLFGIRSMRQTIKEIETNVAYRWFLGYGFTEKIPHFSTFGKNYVRRFQGTDLFEQIFYRILKEAMNKGLVDASVAFIDSTHVKASANKKKFDKKIVRAETKSYQAQLELEINQDRENHGKKPFPPKEKEETKEIKVSTTDPDSGYYVKDEREKMFAYSFHTACDAKGFVLATKVTGANIHDSQVFGQLLEQVIEKVGKPTAVAVDAGYKTPANAKSLLDKEIRPVMPYTRPRTKDGFFKKYEYVYDEHYDCYICPNNQTLEYRTTTREGYRQYASKPEICKTCPFLEKCTQSKDHTKFIHRHIWEHYVEEVDHLRHTEINRNIYDKRKETIERVFADGKEKHGMRWTTLRGLEKLSMQAMLTFAAMNLKKMANWTWKRPCPA, from the coding sequence ATGTTATCGAAGCGTACTGACAATAATCGAAATCAATTGGAAATGGTGGCTCTTGATCAATTGGTTCCAGAAAATCATTTGGTAAGGAAGATTGAACAAGCCATAGACTTTGATTTTATTTACGATCTTGTCAAAGATACCTATTGCCTAGATAACGGAAGGCCTAGTATTGATCCTGTTGTGCTCATTAAAATGGTCTTTGTGCAGTATTTATTTGGTATTCGATCCATGCGTCAAACGATCAAAGAAATTGAAACCAACGTGGCGTATCGATGGTTCTTAGGATATGGTTTCACAGAGAAAATTCCTCATTTTTCAACGTTCGGCAAGAATTATGTTCGTCGTTTTCAAGGTACTGATTTATTTGAACAGATTTTTTATCGTATTTTAAAAGAAGCGATGAATAAAGGATTAGTGGATGCATCTGTTGCCTTTATTGATTCAACACATGTCAAAGCGAGCGCCAATAAAAAGAAGTTCGATAAGAAAATTGTCCGGGCAGAAACAAAAAGCTATCAAGCGCAATTAGAGTTAGAGATTAACCAAGACCGTGAAAACCATGGAAAAAAGCCCTTTCCCCCGAAAGAGAAGGAAGAAACCAAGGAAATAAAGGTCAGTACAACCGATCCTGATAGTGGCTATTACGTAAAAGATGAACGGGAAAAGATGTTTGCCTATTCTTTTCATACCGCCTGTGATGCAAAAGGCTTTGTCTTAGCTACCAAGGTAACGGGAGCGAATATTCATGATAGTCAGGTGTTTGGTCAATTACTCGAACAAGTCATCGAAAAAGTAGGCAAACCAACTGCAGTAGCCGTAGATGCCGGATACAAAACCCCAGCGAATGCGAAAAGTCTATTGGATAAAGAGATTCGTCCAGTCATGCCATATACAAGGCCTAGAACAAAGGACGGTTTCTTTAAAAAGTATGAATATGTATACGATGAGCATTATGATTGTTACATCTGCCCAAACAACCAAACTCTTGAATACCGAACAACAACAAGAGAAGGATATCGACAGTACGCTTCGAAACCGGAAATATGTAAAACGTGCCCATTTTTAGAAAAGTGTACCCAAAGTAAAGATCACACTAAATTTATTCATCGCCACATTTGGGAGCACTATGTGGAAGAAGTCGACCACTTAAGACATACAGAAATCAATAGAAATATATATGATAAGCGCAAAGAAACGATTGAACGGGTCTTTGCCGATGGAAAAGAGAAGCATGGCATGCGATGGACAACTCTACGAGGACTGGAAAAATTGTCCATGCAGGCGATGCTTACTTTCGCTGCCATGAACTTAAAGAAAATGGCAAACTGGACATGGAAAAGACCATGTCCAGCCTAA
- the polX gene encoding DNA polymerase/3'-5' exonuclease PolX gives MNKKTIIRTLEKIALYLELQGENPFKVSAFRKAANALELDERSLDEIDDFTKIKGIGKGTGTVIDELIQTGESQTLKELEQQVPKGLIPLLKIPGLGGKKLAKLYQELGVDSAESLKEACELNKVRNLPGFGPKTEEKILKELEQFGERKERLPIWYLETVVKEIEQLLSAIEEVERFSVAGSFRRVNETSKDLDFVIATEQPEKVREQLLNRLAVKEIVGSGDTKVSVVIDLDELVSVDFRLVAKDEYITTLHHFTGSKDHNVRMRQLAKEQGKKISEYGVEQPDGQVVTFRSEEEFFAHFGLPYIPPTVRETGHELDRLKELEELVTIEDIKGDLHMHTTFSDGANSVFEMGEALIQKGYQFGVITDHSQYLKVANGLTPERLKKQRAEIDAFNEAHPGFTLFAGTEMDILPDGTLDYDDDVLKELDFVIASIHTSFSQPQEKIMERLFNAIKHPYVHMIAHPTGRIIGEREGYRPDVQQLIYWAKEYGKILELNASPYRLDLCVEHLKLAMELGVPIAINTDAHAIEQLEYMEIGTKYAQKAWLKKELVVNTWSIQEFKAFIRRNK, from the coding sequence TTGAATAAAAAAACGATTATCCGAACGTTGGAAAAAATCGCATTGTATCTTGAATTGCAAGGGGAAAACCCTTTTAAAGTTTCCGCTTTCCGCAAAGCGGCGAATGCTTTGGAACTGGATGAAAGAAGCCTCGATGAAATTGACGACTTTACAAAAATCAAAGGGATTGGAAAAGGCACGGGGACAGTCATCGATGAACTGATCCAAACGGGGGAATCCCAAACATTAAAAGAGCTGGAACAACAAGTGCCAAAAGGGTTGATCCCGCTTTTGAAGATTCCTGGACTTGGCGGAAAGAAACTGGCCAAATTGTACCAGGAACTTGGCGTGGATAGCGCGGAATCATTAAAAGAAGCGTGTGAATTAAATAAAGTGCGCAATTTGCCGGGGTTTGGCCCGAAAACGGAAGAGAAAATCCTGAAAGAGCTTGAACAATTCGGGGAAAGGAAAGAAAGGCTTCCGATTTGGTATCTTGAAACCGTCGTGAAAGAAATCGAACAGCTTCTTTCCGCAATCGAAGAAGTTGAACGGTTCTCTGTTGCGGGAAGTTTCCGTCGTGTAAATGAAACGAGCAAAGATTTGGACTTTGTCATTGCGACGGAACAACCGGAAAAGGTGAGGGAACAGCTGTTAAACCGATTGGCCGTCAAAGAAATCGTTGGCAGCGGGGATACAAAAGTATCCGTCGTGATTGATTTGGACGAGCTTGTGAGTGTAGATTTCCGTTTAGTGGCAAAGGATGAATATATAACGACCCTTCATCATTTTACCGGTTCGAAAGATCATAATGTACGCATGCGGCAACTTGCAAAAGAACAGGGAAAGAAAATCAGCGAATATGGAGTGGAACAGCCCGATGGACAAGTGGTCACTTTCCGGTCGGAAGAAGAATTTTTTGCCCATTTTGGTCTTCCTTATATACCGCCAACTGTCCGCGAAACAGGACATGAATTGGATCGGTTAAAGGAACTGGAGGAATTGGTGACAATAGAAGATATTAAAGGGGATTTGCACATGCATACCACTTTCTCCGATGGAGCCAATTCCGTTTTTGAAATGGGTGAGGCGCTGATCCAAAAAGGGTATCAGTTTGGCGTCATTACTGACCATTCCCAATATTTGAAAGTGGCAAACGGGCTCACGCCGGAAAGACTGAAGAAACAGCGGGCTGAAATTGATGCGTTTAATGAAGCGCATCCGGGGTTTACATTGTTTGCCGGTACAGAAATGGATATTTTGCCGGATGGCACCCTGGATTATGATGACGATGTATTAAAAGAATTGGATTTTGTCATCGCCTCCATCCATACAAGTTTTTCCCAGCCGCAAGAAAAAATTATGGAACGTTTATTCAATGCCATAAAACATCCATATGTCCACATGATTGCGCATCCAACGGGAAGAATCATTGGCGAGCGGGAAGGTTATCGTCCCGATGTGCAACAATTGATTTATTGGGCGAAGGAATACGGGAAAATCCTGGAATTGAATGCCAGCCCGTACCGTCTCGATCTTTGCGTGGAGCATTTGAAACTCGCAATGGAACTTGGAGTGCCGATTGCGATCAATACCGATGCCCATGCCATTGAGCAATTGGAGTATATGGAGATCGGCACGAAATATGCCCAAAAGGCCTGGTTGAAAAAAGAGCTTGTTGTCAATACATGGAGCATCCAGGAGTTTAAAGCGTTTATTCGGAGAAATAAGTAA
- a CDS encoding DNA/RNA helicase domain-containing protein — translation MKPINLFSLLNAKEDLDETNFIQYLEQFGINPRLRTSEFLDLHAFVESLRKGHETVEIYNGYYVGYMIKQIGKEFDLLRIGKDCVINIELKREGDIGKVTKQLVQNRHYLNFLDVDVYNFTYISSTNRLYQLNEHNQVDEIEIHTLIEKLQRQQLRVIENLDDLFDPSNYLVSPFNATEAFMEDKYFLSAQQSTYKREIITSKLVDQSKVFALQGGPGTGKSLLTYDIAKEYIRQSKNVIIFNCGRLNGGHIKLIQEYRWPIVPISKFHDVIHDESNLSKYDLIIFDEAQRLYLKKLQEFIRLLEKSKTKCIFSYDPSQVLTAFEMKNKIPKLIETTLKPVKYELTEVVRYNKEIHSFIKKLFDLSSQVPMQQYSNVSIQYFSSVQATKSYLNFLQEAGWKVIDFTPSRYIDPSRNHPMAVTTADVIGQEFDQVAAVIDETFYYKPNNRLAAKVECRKPYYHPAKMLYQNISRTRKKLQVVVVNNLVVMDHILKILKH, via the coding sequence GTGAAGCCGATCAATTTATTTTCGCTGCTGAATGCGAAAGAGGATTTGGATGAAACAAACTTTATCCAGTATTTGGAACAGTTTGGCATCAACCCAAGATTAAGGACGAGCGAATTTCTTGATTTGCATGCGTTTGTGGAATCATTAAGAAAAGGGCACGAAACGGTTGAAATTTACAATGGTTATTATGTCGGCTATATGATTAAGCAAATCGGGAAAGAATTTGATTTATTAAGAATCGGGAAAGATTGCGTCATCAATATCGAGTTGAAACGGGAGGGGGATATCGGGAAAGTTACGAAGCAGCTGGTTCAAAACCGGCATTATTTAAATTTTTTGGATGTGGACGTTTACAATTTTACCTACATTTCTTCGACAAACCGATTATATCAGTTGAATGAACATAATCAGGTGGATGAAATCGAAATACATACTTTAATTGAAAAATTGCAACGGCAACAGCTTCGCGTCATCGAAAATTTGGATGATTTGTTTGATCCATCGAATTACTTGGTATCCCCCTTTAATGCAACGGAAGCATTTATGGAAGATAAATATTTTTTAAGTGCCCAGCAAAGTACATATAAAAGGGAAATCATAACATCGAAGCTGGTCGATCAATCCAAAGTCTTTGCCCTCCAAGGTGGTCCCGGAACCGGAAAATCATTGCTCACCTATGACATTGCGAAAGAGTATATAAGACAATCAAAAAATGTCATTATTTTCAACTGCGGCCGATTGAATGGCGGGCATATCAAGTTGATCCAAGAATATCGGTGGCCGATCGTCCCCATCAGCAAGTTCCATGATGTCATCCATGATGAAAGCAATTTATCCAAATATGACTTGATCATTTTTGATGAGGCACAGCGGCTGTATCTTAAGAAGTTGCAGGAATTTATCCGACTCCTTGAAAAGTCGAAAACAAAATGCATTTTTTCTTATGATCCGAGCCAAGTGTTGACGGCTTTTGAAATGAAAAATAAAATACCGAAACTCATTGAAACGACATTGAAACCGGTGAAATACGAATTGACGGAAGTGGTCCGATACAATAAAGAAATCCATTCATTCATCAAAAAATTGTTTGATTTGTCATCACAGGTGCCGATGCAGCAATATTCCAATGTGAGCATCCAATATTTTTCCTCCGTCCAGGCTACGAAAAGCTACTTGAATTTTTTGCAGGAAGCCGGATGGAAAGTGATCGATTTCACTCCTTCCAGATACATAGATCCATCCAGAAACCATCCAATGGCGGTGACCACCGCGGATGTGATTGGGCAAGAGTTCGATCAAGTCGCGGCAGTGATTGATGAAACTTTTTACTATAAGCCGAATAACAGACTGGCGGCGAAAGTGGAGTGCAGGAAACCGTATTATCATCCGGCGAAAATGCTTTACCAAAACATCAGCAGAACAAGAAAGAAATTGCAGGTGGTCGTTGTCAATAACCTGGTTGTGATGGATCACATATTAAAAATCTTGAAGCATTAA
- the istB gene encoding IS21-like element helper ATPase IstB, whose amino-acid sequence MNHHPYEILQDKCRTLRLAETAKELPNLLREAEAKNWTYHELVYEILSYEMRCREQKNNERLMKWAEFPEILTFDTYDLKEQTALGEKQLNVLKELNWIEEFFTLILMGPTGAGKTHLSVALGIHAVERGYKVSFVSMNQLMYILKTKEYINKSKIRYKRIIASDLIIIDDVMYMTYETQEANLFFQFIYDLYDKAAFILTSNKGPNEWGKFLGDPTLTTAILDRLLHRSEIITFDNETDSIRMKYRKVLF is encoded by the coding sequence ATGAATCATCATCCCTATGAAATTTTACAAGATAAATGTCGTACCTTGCGCCTCGCTGAGACGGCTAAAGAATTACCGAATTTACTCCGTGAAGCTGAAGCAAAGAATTGGACATATCATGAACTGGTTTATGAAATCTTAAGCTATGAGATGCGATGTAGAGAGCAGAAAAATAATGAGAGATTAATGAAATGGGCAGAGTTCCCAGAAATATTGACGTTTGATACCTATGATTTGAAGGAACAAACAGCTCTTGGTGAAAAACAACTAAATGTATTAAAAGAACTGAATTGGATTGAAGAATTTTTTACTTTAATTTTGATGGGACCAACAGGAGCAGGAAAAACACATTTATCCGTTGCATTAGGAATACACGCTGTGGAGAGAGGATACAAAGTATCCTTTGTCTCCATGAATCAGCTTATGTATATTTTAAAAACAAAAGAATATATCAATAAATCTAAAATACGCTACAAACGTATTATAGCTTCGGATTTAATTATTATTGATGATGTCATGTACATGACTTACGAGACTCAGGAAGCCAATCTATTTTTCCAGTTTATCTATGATTTATATGATAAAGCAGCATTCATTCTAACCTCTAATAAAGGGCCAAATGAATGGGGAAAATTTCTTGGTGATCCTACTTTAACAACAGCTATACTTGACCGTTTATTACATAGGAGTGAAATTATCACTTTCGATAACGAAACGGATAGCATTCGTATGAAATACAGAAAGGTATTATTTTAA
- the rnhC gene encoding ribonuclease HIII — MANIVLQLTTEQCKEVKAYYLKYQIERNAPGVAFAAKLPDAAITVYNSGKVMFQGAGAEREASRFGDMTESNGVQDSNRIKGDQLPENFSRMSVIGSDETGTGDYFGPITVASVYVPKEKIELVKELGVKDSKQLNDDKIREIAPDLIESCVHSLLILRNDKYNELQSRGFSQGKMKALLHNQAIKHVLQKISPEKPEYILIDQFAERETYYGYIQNEKEIVRENVLFSTKAEQLHVAVAAASIIARYGFLLEMDRLSSMVGLPLQKGAGHLVDEMAAKILLEHGENTLRSIAKWHFSNTEKAKRIYEKMRKG, encoded by the coding sequence ATGGCCAATATCGTTTTGCAATTGACAACGGAACAATGTAAAGAAGTAAAAGCTTATTATCTCAAATACCAAATTGAGCGGAATGCCCCCGGTGTTGCCTTTGCCGCAAAACTTCCCGATGCGGCGATCACCGTTTACAACTCCGGAAAAGTGATGTTTCAAGGGGCCGGTGCAGAACGGGAAGCAAGCCGGTTTGGGGACATGACGGAAAGCAATGGTGTCCAAGATTCAAACCGCATCAAAGGCGATCAGCTCCCGGAAAACTTTTCCCGGATGTCTGTGATCGGATCCGATGAAACCGGAACGGGCGATTATTTCGGCCCGATAACAGTTGCCAGCGTCTATGTGCCCAAAGAAAAAATTGAACTGGTGAAAGAATTGGGCGTCAAAGATTCAAAACAACTCAATGATGATAAAATACGGGAAATTGCACCGGACCTTATCGAAAGCTGTGTCCATAGCCTGTTGATTTTGCGCAACGACAAGTATAACGAGCTGCAAAGCCGCGGGTTCAGCCAGGGAAAAATGAAAGCCCTGTTGCACAATCAAGCAATCAAGCATGTGCTTCAAAAAATTTCCCCGGAAAAGCCCGAATATATCTTAATCGATCAATTTGCGGAACGGGAAACATATTACGGCTATATCCAAAACGAAAAAGAAATTGTCCGGGAAAATGTCCTTTTTTCAACCAAAGCGGAACAGCTTCATGTAGCGGTGGCCGCCGCTTCCATCATCGCAAGATACGGATTTTTGCTGGAAATGGATCGGTTGTCTTCCATGGTGGGACTACCCCTTCAAAAAGGAGCCGGCCACCTGGTGGACGAAATGGCCGCAAAAATTTTGTTGGAGCATGGTGAAAACACCCTCCGTTCCATCGCAAAATGGCATTTTTCCAATACCGAAAAGGCGAAAAGGATTTATGAAAAGATGCGCAAAGGATAA
- a CDS encoding response regulator transcription factor yields MNDMINILVVEDDNDINQLLCRIIKMSNYHPQPAYSGTEALLYLEKQQWDLVLLDLMLPGMAGEEVLEKITEKGSTPVIIISAKNEKRTKITSLRKGADDFISKPFDIDEVSARIDSLLRRTRYPNEPKKQILTHKDIQLDLDSKTVLVNGVNVSLTAREFNILKLLMTTPYKVFSKANVFESVWNEPYHGDDNTVNVHVSNLRNKLTKANPNEEYIETIWGMGYRMKS; encoded by the coding sequence ATGAATGACATGATTAACATTTTAGTTGTTGAAGATGATAATGACATAAATCAACTTTTATGTCGAATTATTAAAATGAGCAACTATCATCCCCAACCGGCTTATTCTGGGACAGAGGCACTATTATATTTAGAAAAACAACAGTGGGATTTAGTGTTGCTAGATTTAATGTTACCGGGCATGGCAGGAGAAGAAGTACTTGAAAAAATTACAGAAAAAGGATCTACGCCGGTTATTATCATTTCAGCTAAAAATGAAAAGAGAACGAAAATTACGAGTTTGCGAAAAGGTGCTGATGACTTTATCTCAAAACCTTTTGATATTGATGAAGTATCTGCTAGGATTGATTCGCTTCTACGGAGAACTCGCTACCCGAATGAACCGAAAAAGCAAATATTAACTCATAAAGATATTCAACTTGATTTAGATTCGAAGACTGTTTTGGTCAATGGTGTCAATGTTTCTCTTACCGCTCGGGAGTTCAATATATTAAAACTATTAATGACAACACCGTATAAAGTTTTTTCTAAAGCTAATGTTTTCGAGAGTGTATGGAATGAGCCGTATCACGGAGATGATAACACGGTAAATGTACATGTAAGTAACCTTCGAAATAAGCTTACGAAGGCAAATCCAAATGAAGAGTATATTGAAACAATATGGGGAATGGGTTATCGGATGAAATCTTAA
- a CDS encoding ABC transporter permease, with the protein MTNLILAELYKLKRNRSFWGITVIVTGVSLLLHYLVMIDWWIMDNTNFMQVGLGKLNALSPFITLLFFNLIVSTLAGFYIAVDFSPSSVIKNQVMSGNKRSHIFLAKFLVFSLGAVLITIFIPLIIGLLMVLLLGHGDILNNVGLLYLARSFGLFLLPFLSYIALITLFAVVTEDSGKTIIFSILFTIVIFVVEKLPMSSVIEFLYKYSIFQQFSDVFTPIMTKGQMLTALIVGTVSLIFIVFCGIFIFNRKEIK; encoded by the coding sequence ATGACTAATTTAATTCTAGCAGAATTATATAAATTAAAAAGGAACCGGTCATTTTGGGGTATTACTGTAATCGTAACGGGTGTCAGTTTGCTATTACATTATTTAGTAATGATTGATTGGTGGATAATGGACAATACTAATTTTATGCAAGTAGGATTAGGTAAATTAAATGCATTATCTCCATTTATAACGTTATTATTTTTCAATTTAATTGTTAGCACATTGGCTGGATTTTATATCGCCGTTGATTTTTCACCTAGTAGTGTTATAAAAAATCAAGTTATGAGTGGAAATAAACGCTCCCATATATTTTTAGCGAAGTTTCTTGTTTTTTCATTGGGTGCGGTTCTTATTACAATATTCATTCCATTAATCATAGGTCTTTTAATGGTATTATTATTAGGTCATGGTGATATCCTAAACAATGTTGGTCTTCTATACTTAGCAAGGTCATTTGGATTATTTTTACTCCCTTTTCTAAGCTATATAGCGTTAATAACGTTGTTTGCTGTCGTGACCGAAGATAGTGGTAAAACGATTATTTTTTCGATTTTATTTACTATTGTAATATTTGTTGTTGAAAAGCTACCTATGTCATCTGTTATTGAATTTTTGTATAAGTATTCTATATTTCAACAGTTTAGTGATGTATTTACTCCGATAATGACGAAGGGCCAAATGCTTACAGCTCTTATCGTTGGTACTGTTTCCTTAATTTTCATTGTTTTCTGTGGTATTTTTATATTTAATCGAAAAGAAATCAAATAA
- the zapA gene encoding cell division protein ZapA — translation MAEQEKNIPEKNKIEVKIYGSTYKLVGPESIGHLRLVASIVDDKMQEIKLHNPSLNTTQLAVLTAVNTVHELLKLKEEVERLEEELKKLKG, via the coding sequence TTGGCTGAGCAAGAAAAAAATATACCGGAAAAAAATAAAATTGAAGTCAAAATCTATGGCTCTACATATAAATTGGTTGGCCCTGAATCAATCGGTCATCTGCGGTTGGTCGCTTCCATTGTGGACGATAAAATGCAAGAAATAAAATTACATAATCCATCCCTGAATACGACTCAATTGGCCGTATTAACCGCTGTCAATACGGTTCATGAATTATTAAAGTTAAAAGAAGAAGTTGAAAGATTAGAAGAAGAATTGAAAAAATTGAAGGGTTGA